A portion of the Ricinus communis isolate WT05 ecotype wild-type chromosome 10, ASM1957865v1, whole genome shotgun sequence genome contains these proteins:
- the LOC8267519 gene encoding protein yippee-like: protein MGRLFFINLEGNFYCCKHCKTHFALVRDILSKSFHCKHGKAYLFNNVVNITEGEPEDRMMMTGMHTVADIFCVDCGSIVGWKYLYAHEKSQKYKEGKFILERFKVLGPDGSNYVISQEAQAVEESDDDA, encoded by the exons atgggaaggctattttttatcaatcttGAAGGAAACTTCTACTGTTGCAAGCACTGTAAAACTCATTTTGCTCTCGTCAGGGACATTCTCTctaag TCTTTTCACTGCAAGCATGGAAAGGCATATCTCTTTAATAATGT TGTTAATATCACAGAAGGAGAGCCAGAGGATCGAATGATGATGACTGGAATGCACACTGTTGCTGACATATTCTGTGTTGATTGTGGTTCAATTGTGGGATGGAAATAT TTGTATGCACATGAGAAGTCCCAGAAGTACAAGGAAGGCAAATTTATCCTTGAGAG GTTTAAGGTTTTGGGTCCAGATGGAAGCAACTACGTGATCAGTCAAGAAGCTCAGGCTGTTGAAGAAAGTGATGATGATGCTTGA
- the LOC8267517 gene encoding mitochondrial inner membrane protease subunit 2 — protein sequence MASSNFLWSLAKKYFTVGLIGITISDRYASIVPVRGVSMSPTFNPGTSTFWGSFIDDCVLVEKFCLEKYRFSHGDVVVFRSPSNHKEKHIKRIIGLPGDWIGTPHAYDVVKVPEGHCWVEGDNLLSSMDSRYFGPVPLGLISGRVTHIVWPPQRIGEVEKKIPQGRLSSS from the exons ATGGCATCTAGTAATTTTTTGTGGAGTTTGGCCAAGAAATACTTCACAGTTGGGCTTATAGGGATCACAATTTCAGACCGATATGCCAGTATTGTTCCTGTGAGAGGCGTTTCCATGTCCCCCACCTTTAATCCCGGGACCAGCACATTTTGGGGATCATTCATTG ATGATTGTGTTCTGGTGGAAAAGTTTTGCCTTGAGAAGTACAGGTTCTCACATGGTGACGTGGTAGTTTTTCG GTCACCAAGTAATCACAAGGAGAAACACATAAAGAGAATTATTGGCTTACCAGGTGACTGGATAGGAACTCCTCATGCATATGATGTGGTTAAGGTTCCAGAAGGGCATTGTTGGGTGGAGGGAGATAACTTGCTTTCCAGCATGGATTCGAGATATTTTGGCCCG GTTCCTTTGGGGCTAATAAGCGGAAGGGTTACCCACATTGTATGGCCTCCTCAAAGAATAGGAGAGGTCGAGAAAAAAATCCCTCAAGGAAGACTTTCTTCCTCCTAA